A single Bacillus sp. HMF5848 DNA region contains:
- a CDS encoding TolC family protein, which produces MKRIITSLCIVLLFIGSTMPGVTIAAESSQVIAITLEDAVEKAIESDENIAILNYQLKVFEHQVKDAENQEDDLDDNGVDEDEEIDDDTLLAMCGVPDTPEYMQCFITQVTIQVQLQQMFGDQQKMSEKQRKESRKQIVRQIEQLNIETDKSEISLEELRAGVKLMVASEYVKVLMLEKQTDMLQHQFEMAKQDLTIKQLQFELGLISEDVLDKAVEARDDAMKAVEDSKENTSYELYKLAFTLDIPSTAKLKLDDIEIPTDKVTMKESQIDSFVENTFKVQKEVKNVELAKFNMKRVTRSEERKAEEYRVKIAEEQLAQLKQSLETKIQDTFKQAEDAFEATEVAVAAYEDTQEDYDTFELQYELGFISKQQLDQLKATVLQAEVNAAVKQYEYFLAYEQLKALQEGYIM; this is translated from the coding sequence GTGAAAAGGATTATTACTAGTCTTTGTATCGTACTGCTTTTCATTGGCAGTACGATGCCAGGGGTAACGATAGCGGCAGAGTCGTCACAAGTGATCGCGATAACACTTGAAGATGCTGTAGAAAAAGCAATTGAGAGTGATGAAAATATTGCTATTCTTAACTACCAACTGAAGGTGTTTGAGCACCAAGTGAAAGATGCAGAAAATCAAGAGGACGATCTTGATGATAATGGTGTTGATGAAGATGAAGAAATAGATGATGATACGTTACTAGCGATGTGTGGGGTCCCTGATACGCCAGAATATATGCAATGTTTTATAACACAAGTAACAATTCAGGTACAACTACAGCAAATGTTCGGTGATCAGCAGAAGATGTCCGAGAAGCAGCGTAAAGAGTCACGTAAGCAAATTGTTCGTCAAATCGAGCAGCTTAATATTGAGACTGATAAATCAGAAATATCACTAGAAGAACTTAGAGCGGGCGTCAAGCTCATGGTTGCCTCTGAATATGTCAAAGTGCTAATGCTTGAAAAACAAACAGACATGTTGCAGCATCAATTTGAAATGGCAAAACAAGATCTTACTATTAAGCAGCTGCAATTTGAGTTAGGGTTAATTTCAGAGGATGTCCTTGATAAGGCAGTAGAAGCTAGAGATGATGCCATGAAAGCAGTTGAGGATAGCAAAGAGAACACAAGCTATGAGCTGTATAAGCTTGCGTTTACGTTAGATATTCCATCAACAGCAAAGCTTAAGCTAGATGATATTGAGATTCCAACTGATAAAGTTACAATGAAGGAAAGTCAAATAGATTCATTCGTAGAAAACACATTCAAAGTTCAAAAAGAAGTGAAAAATGTAGAATTAGCAAAATTTAATATGAAGAGAGTAACGCGTTCAGAAGAGCGTAAAGCAGAAGAGTATCGTGTGAAGATTGCTGAAGAGCAGTTAGCACAGCTTAAACAGTCTTTAGAAACAAAAATACAAGATACTTTTAAGCAAGCAGAGGATGCTTTCGAGGCTACTGAAGTAGCAGTTGCAGCATATGAGGATACTCAAGAGGATTATGACACTTTTGAACTACAATACGAGCTTGGTTTCATATCGAAACAACAACTAGATCAACTAAAAGCAACCGTATTACAAGCAGAAGTGAATGCAGCTGTTAAACAATATGAATACTTTCTAGCATATGAGCAATTAAAAGCGTTACAAGAAGGATACATTATGTAA
- a CDS encoding efflux RND transporter permease subunit, with translation MIKGVLERKVIVFLISFIILIAGSLSALSLPIRINPAVNAPYIQVQASVDNEIDIEKMEKEVALPLENFILNEPIVKNVYVTTNTKNVSIQVLARDSAKQQELDRLMQDIQQRLNVLSVDLDYTDVKQFKASDMELMVLAIVPEDITDEKTRKEIEDVIVPALNNVKDMKRVQHSLQSYEERYVFELKDEKVKSLQKASQIANEVQQSFSSPLLGTISYDGDDFRVKSAQEIKTYEDVVNYRLQDGTPLLDLVNVKVERQSDSNFNRTEGKPYYEIIPYIVDTASEVKVSKEVRTVLEDLHNNRLTQWDYYYIWDSSEFIGQAVKELIINIMIGATVAATVLLLVFRNIRTVLVIAFSIPICIMTTFISMKMFNFSINMISLMGLGLGTGMIVDACIVVLENIFRKIQAGYDRLQAVTEGTKEVIAPVVSSILTTVAVFLPIGLVEGMIGAMIKQLALTVTVSLLASLVVSMTVIPIASYSFIKQKEQSEKKEGRLLKAFEKTLVYALDRKIRTISIFVVALIASVMLLVAVVPKGFLPNVMPRFLQVQYEIDENVNFETSKQMLESVASKIKDIEGVSQLFYWTNEGRSHRASIFVHYLPVDEMTRSEDDVNAEVKKVIEENIPAQSLYLSSGVSDTSNQTLLSIKTTSIETMVQALPVVKEQLMAVDTVTGIETSMSEETKQWVIDFSQEQLSHYGLSRSEVEQYVALVLNGMKDIEIKINGQDRYANIQFSDAYREASDALYNIPIRDDIFISLDDVASLTTEQTQANRSRTDGEYETTITIYHDKEDKNTVVSSINAYLADYNNQEVDIGFAGREQDQAEGFQSLLTALVVSMASVFLILTIQFNKLRQPFIIFVSLAFTIIGVSIGFLVTGRTFDMMAMIGIIMLVGIVVNNAIVLIDFMNKHRDEFPTIREAVVEAAKVRVRPIFTTTLTTVGGLIPMLIGGSETSDFQTPIATAVVFGLLFSTFVSLLFVPMMYELFEKPRTRRAKRKRKQKEVEEEVVAV, from the coding sequence GTGATAAAAGGCGTTCTCGAAAGAAAGGTTATCGTATTTTTAATAAGCTTTATCATTTTAATAGCAGGTAGCTTATCAGCATTAAGCTTACCTATCCGTATCAACCCAGCGGTAAATGCCCCTTATATTCAAGTGCAGGCTTCTGTTGATAATGAAATAGATATTGAGAAAATGGAAAAAGAAGTGGCGTTACCGTTAGAAAATTTTATTTTAAATGAACCAATTGTTAAAAACGTGTATGTAACTACAAACACGAAGAACGTATCAATCCAAGTGCTTGCGAGAGATTCAGCTAAGCAACAAGAGCTAGACCGTTTAATGCAGGATATTCAACAACGTCTAAACGTCCTATCTGTTGACCTTGATTACACAGATGTAAAGCAGTTTAAAGCAAGTGATATGGAACTTATGGTGCTAGCAATTGTACCAGAAGATATTACCGATGAAAAAACACGTAAAGAAATTGAAGATGTCATTGTTCCTGCGCTTAATAACGTCAAGGATATGAAGCGTGTGCAGCATTCGCTTCAATCATATGAAGAACGATATGTATTTGAGCTTAAAGATGAAAAAGTGAAGAGTCTACAAAAGGCATCGCAAATTGCGAATGAAGTGCAGCAAAGCTTCTCTTCACCGTTACTAGGTACCATTTCGTATGACGGGGATGATTTCCGTGTTAAAAGTGCACAAGAAATTAAAACGTATGAAGATGTAGTAAATTATAGACTTCAGGATGGTACGCCTTTACTAGATTTAGTAAATGTTAAAGTTGAAAGACAATCAGACTCAAATTTTAACAGAACAGAAGGAAAGCCATATTACGAAATAATTCCATATATTGTGGATACAGCGAGTGAAGTAAAGGTGTCAAAAGAGGTACGTACCGTATTAGAAGACCTTCACAATAACCGATTAACACAATGGGACTATTACTATATATGGGATTCATCTGAATTCATCGGGCAAGCGGTTAAAGAGTTAATCATTAACATTATGATAGGGGCCACTGTGGCAGCAACTGTATTGTTACTCGTGTTCCGTAACATTCGTACCGTACTCGTAATTGCCTTTAGTATTCCAATTTGTATTATGACTACGTTTATATCGATGAAGATGTTTAATTTTAGTATTAATATGATATCGCTTATGGGATTAGGGCTCGGTACGGGAATGATTGTTGACGCCTGTATCGTTGTGTTAGAAAACATTTTCAGAAAAATTCAAGCGGGTTACGATCGCCTTCAAGCTGTTACGGAAGGAACAAAAGAAGTTATTGCACCTGTTGTGTCATCTATTTTAACAACCGTTGCCGTATTCCTGCCAATTGGATTAGTCGAAGGTATGATTGGTGCGATGATCAAGCAGTTAGCTTTAACGGTGACAGTATCATTGCTTGCATCTTTAGTCGTTTCGATGACAGTTATACCAATTGCAAGCTATAGTTTTATTAAGCAAAAAGAGCAGTCGGAGAAAAAAGAAGGGCGCTTACTTAAAGCATTCGAGAAAACATTAGTATATGCACTAGATAGAAAGATTCGGACAATATCTATTTTCGTTGTGGCACTCATAGCTTCCGTTATGTTATTAGTAGCTGTTGTACCTAAAGGCTTCTTACCAAACGTAATGCCGCGTTTTTTACAAGTACAATATGAAATTGATGAAAATGTAAACTTTGAAACGAGCAAACAAATGCTAGAGTCAGTCGCTAGTAAAATAAAAGATATTGAGGGTGTTTCACAATTATTCTACTGGACAAATGAAGGAAGAAGTCATAGAGCTTCAATTTTCGTGCATTACCTACCTGTTGATGAAATGACCAGATCTGAAGACGATGTGAATGCAGAAGTGAAAAAAGTAATAGAGGAAAACATTCCTGCGCAATCTCTATACTTAAGCTCTGGGGTGTCTGATACGTCCAATCAAACATTACTTTCTATTAAAACAACGTCTATAGAGACGATGGTGCAAGCATTGCCTGTTGTAAAAGAACAATTAATGGCTGTGGACACTGTAACAGGTATTGAAACAAGTATGTCAGAAGAAACGAAACAATGGGTAATCGATTTTTCACAAGAGCAGCTTTCACACTATGGATTGTCAAGATCTGAAGTAGAGCAGTATGTCGCTTTAGTGTTGAACGGTATGAAAGATATTGAAATTAAAATTAACGGCCAAGATAGATACGCGAATATTCAATTCTCAGATGCGTATCGTGAAGCATCAGATGCTCTTTACAATATTCCGATTCGCGATGATATATTTATTAGTTTAGACGATGTTGCATCATTAACGACAGAGCAAACACAAGCAAATCGCTCGCGTACAGATGGAGAGTATGAAACAACGATTACAATTTACCATGATAAAGAAGATAAAAACACTGTTGTTTCTTCCATTAACGCATATTTAGCAGATTATAATAACCAAGAGGTTGACATTGGGTTTGCGGGACGTGAGCAAGACCAAGCAGAAGGCTTCCAAAGCTTGTTAACAGCTTTAGTCGTGTCAATGGCATCGGTGTTCTTAATTTTAACGATTCAATTTAATAAACTTCGCCAGCCATTCATCATTTTTGTATCACTTGCCTTTACAATAATAGGCGTATCAATCGGCTTCTTAGTAACGGGTAGAACATTTGATATGATGGCAATGATTGGAATTATTATGCTAGTCGGAATTGTCGTGAATAATGCGATTGTGCTTATTGATTTCATGAATAAACATCGTGATGAATTCCCAACTATTCGTGAAGCGGTTGTCGAAGCAGCCAAGGTCCGTGTGCGACCAATCTTTACAACAACGTTAACAACTGTCGGTGGATTAATTCCCATGTTAATTGGTGGATCGGAAACATCTGATTTCCAAACACCAATTGCAACGGCTGTTGTGTTCGGGTTACTATTTTCAACGTTTGTAAGTTTGTTATTTGTACCAATGATGTATGAACTCTTTGAAAAACCAAGAACTCGCCGCGCAAAACGTAAACGAAAGCAGAAGGAAGTAGAGGAAGAAGTAGTAGCGGTGTAA
- a CDS encoding efflux RND transporter periplasmic adaptor subunit gives MKKLIVLLASSAILLSACGQKDEAASKVSAEETVAQKVKVTEVTAIQLGKETYVEAELLPSIEAVVNAELSGTVMGKFFDVGESVQKGDILIKLDNDDAQLNYEMESLQSERASVQYNKSKAEREFAITAAEKNKQEKEMGLKDAEIAVTTQEKAIQSAELAVQQAQSGFNTVDRLYKAKLQLHESGAISKEELLQAETQRNDAQISLQLAKDRLELEKLGLEQAKRQVERAKMALQLATDDLSKANASYDEQLLTLSSREAQVAKDRAAQSLEKIQITAPVDGLVTNIDVIVGGAISPGQQLAKIEQQNPLHIRAYVSESDLQAVQNTKKMGVYLPILDKKLSANVLYISRSYDKAKSGYEIKLTVPNDDYSILPGMSAQLLVDDSTAKQVMTVPVSSVITEEGKSYVFVIENNVAEKREVKVGRKTTELVEIMSGVKKGEKVAVVGTGLLEDGSKVDILD, from the coding sequence GTGAAAAAACTAATCGTGCTTTTAGCAAGTAGCGCAATCCTACTATCTGCTTGCGGTCAGAAGGATGAAGCGGCATCGAAGGTGTCTGCTGAGGAAACGGTTGCACAGAAGGTAAAGGTTACAGAAGTGACAGCGATTCAATTAGGCAAAGAAACATATGTAGAGGCGGAACTCCTGCCATCTATTGAGGCGGTTGTTAATGCTGAGTTATCAGGAACAGTGATGGGAAAATTTTTCGATGTAGGTGAATCCGTCCAAAAGGGCGATATTCTTATTAAACTAGACAATGATGATGCGCAGCTAAACTATGAGATGGAAAGTTTGCAAAGTGAGCGAGCTAGCGTGCAATATAACAAATCCAAGGCAGAGCGTGAATTCGCGATAACCGCTGCTGAAAAGAATAAGCAGGAAAAAGAGATGGGGCTTAAGGATGCTGAAATAGCGGTAACGACTCAAGAAAAAGCAATTCAATCAGCTGAACTAGCTGTTCAACAAGCACAATCAGGTTTCAACACAGTTGACCGACTGTACAAAGCGAAGCTTCAGCTTCATGAATCAGGTGCCATTTCAAAAGAAGAGTTACTTCAAGCCGAAACGCAACGGAATGATGCACAAATCTCATTGCAGCTTGCCAAAGATCGACTTGAGCTTGAGAAGCTAGGCTTAGAGCAAGCGAAGCGTCAAGTTGAACGAGCAAAGATGGCACTTCAACTTGCAACAGACGACCTATCGAAAGCGAATGCTTCTTACGATGAACAGCTTTTAACTCTATCAAGCAGAGAGGCACAGGTTGCCAAAGACCGTGCTGCGCAATCGCTTGAAAAAATTCAAATTACAGCGCCGGTTGATGGGTTAGTTACAAACATAGACGTTATTGTTGGGGGAGCAATCTCACCAGGGCAACAATTAGCAAAAATTGAACAGCAAAACCCTCTTCACATCCGTGCGTATGTATCAGAATCTGATTTGCAAGCCGTACAGAACACAAAGAAAATGGGTGTATATTTACCAATACTAGATAAAAAGCTTTCAGCTAACGTGCTTTACATATCTCGCTCTTATGACAAAGCAAAAAGCGGATACGAAATTAAGTTAACTGTACCAAACGATGACTACAGTATTTTACCTGGTATGAGCGCACAATTATTAGTTGATGATTCAACGGCAAAGCAAGTTATGACCGTGCCGGTTAGCTCGGTTATTACAGAAGAAGGAAAATCTTACGTGTTTGTCATTGAAAACAACGTAGCAGAAAAACGCGAGGTCAAAGTAGGACGTAAAACGACAGAGCTAGTAGAAATTATGTCAGGTGTAAAAAAAGGTGAAAAAGTAGCTGTAGTAGGAACGGGATTATTAGAAGACGGAAGTAAGGTAGACATTCTAGATTAA
- the pssE gene encoding PssE/Cps14G family polysaccharide biosynthesis glycosyltransferase — MILVVLGTHELPFNRLLKEIDSQIAKGNITEKVIVQVGHTPYRSNTMEFFQFTTYDDMARLYEEARIIITHGGTGSITMGVKMGKVLIAVPRLIKHGEHNDDHQIEIVRQFTATGHILSWDGEADFAELLKQAGTFCPKPFTSGRKQILSILKNYIENEI; from the coding sequence TTGATACTAGTAGTGCTCGGGACTCATGAACTCCCATTTAACCGATTATTGAAAGAAATAGACTCACAAATCGCAAAAGGAAATATAACGGAAAAAGTCATCGTACAGGTCGGGCATACACCGTATCGATCGAACACGATGGAATTTTTTCAATTCACCACCTATGATGACATGGCGAGGCTGTACGAGGAAGCGCGAATCATCATTACTCATGGTGGGACAGGCTCAATCACAATGGGCGTGAAGATGGGCAAAGTTCTCATTGCGGTTCCTAGATTGATTAAACATGGCGAGCATAACGATGATCACCAAATAGAAATTGTGAGACAGTTTACTGCAACCGGTCATATTTTATCATGGGATGGTGAAGCTGACTTTGCTGAACTTTTAAAACAAGCCGGCACTTTTTGCCCAAAACCATTCACAAGTGGTCGTAAACAAATTCTCTCTATTTTAAAAAATTACATTGAAAATGAAATTTAG
- the pssD gene encoding PssD/Cps14F family polysaccharide biosynthesis glycosyltransferase: MNKRKKVIFISSLGGHLTQLLQLKPLFEEFDYHIITEKSIITEELSKEYKMSFLVYGARNYMFKYVFKLTYNFFKSLYLFLREKPDVVVTTGAHTAVPMCYIAKLFGKKVVFIESFAKTSTPTMSGKLVYPIADLFIVQWEGMKKHYPKAVYGGSIY; this comes from the coding sequence ATGAACAAACGAAAAAAAGTAATATTTATTTCTTCTCTAGGCGGTCACTTAACACAGCTGCTACAGCTTAAACCGCTATTTGAAGAATTTGATTATCATATAATTACAGAAAAGTCGATTATCACGGAAGAACTAAGTAAAGAATATAAAATGTCCTTTCTTGTGTACGGGGCGCGTAACTATATGTTTAAGTATGTATTCAAGCTGACGTATAATTTTTTTAAATCGCTTTATTTATTTTTACGGGAAAAGCCTGATGTAGTAGTTACGACAGGGGCGCATACAGCTGTACCGATGTGTTATATCGCGAAGTTGTTTGGTAAAAAAGTAGTGTTCATTGAAAGCTTTGCTAAAACATCAACACCGACCATGTCGGGTAAGCTTGTCTATCCAATTGCCGATTTGTTTATTGTTCAGTGGGAAGGAATGAAAAAGCATTATCCTAAAGCAGTATATGGAGGTTCAATCTATTGA
- a CDS encoding glycosyltransferase: MTAKKVLVITNMYPTNVHKSFGIFVKNQVEALRNHGLAVDVAAIRNPRGGKLNVIKKYSGWFLQTLSTLLAKGKQYHVVHAHYVFPSGLLALFFKQLFGTKMIVTAHGGDIDKMARKNARIFNMTKKIMHKSDHVIAVGQELYDTITKEFNVPSDKVSIINMGVNRSVFKPVPKKEAKQTCGIQANITPILFVGNILKQKGLLELAGAMKGVADEITNAHLYLIGAEKDESFKKELVAQLTELGVESSVTFLGVKTQQDIAQWMNAADLFVLPSHIEGFGLVALEAMSCGTPVVGTAVGGLKYLLADGAGELVAPKDTDALKEGLIRILSSNSAKHDMINKSIMRAEENDQERMIQKVIEVYFPTGG, encoded by the coding sequence ATGACTGCAAAAAAAGTTTTAGTGATTACAAATATGTATCCAACAAATGTACATAAGAGCTTCGGGATTTTCGTGAAAAATCAAGTTGAAGCGCTACGTAATCACGGCTTGGCTGTTGACGTTGCTGCCATTCGTAATCCGCGAGGTGGGAAGCTGAATGTGATTAAAAAGTATTCAGGCTGGTTTCTTCAAACACTTAGTACACTGCTGGCAAAAGGAAAACAGTATCATGTAGTGCACGCGCATTACGTGTTTCCGAGTGGTTTACTCGCTTTGTTTTTTAAACAGCTGTTTGGTACAAAAATGATAGTAACCGCACACGGCGGTGATATAGATAAAATGGCGCGAAAAAATGCGCGGATTTTTAACATGACAAAAAAGATTATGCATAAATCTGACCATGTCATTGCGGTGGGACAAGAGCTTTATGATACAATCACTAAAGAGTTCAACGTGCCATCCGACAAAGTGTCTATCATTAATATGGGAGTCAACCGCTCTGTTTTTAAACCGGTGCCGAAAAAAGAAGCTAAACAAACGTGCGGTATCCAAGCAAACATAACGCCTATTTTATTTGTCGGTAATATTCTTAAACAAAAAGGATTACTTGAGTTAGCAGGTGCGATGAAAGGTGTTGCGGATGAAATTACTAATGCGCACCTTTATCTTATTGGTGCCGAGAAGGATGAATCTTTTAAAAAAGAATTAGTGGCGCAGCTGACTGAGCTTGGTGTCGAGTCATCTGTGACGTTTCTTGGCGTGAAAACACAGCAAGATATTGCACAATGGATGAATGCAGCAGATTTATTTGTTCTTCCGTCCCATATTGAAGGGTTTGGCTTAGTGGCGCTAGAAGCCATGTCCTGCGGCACACCTGTTGTAGGGACAGCTGTTGGCGGCTTAAAATATTTACTTGCTGACGGAGCAGGAGAGCTAGTCGCTCCCAAAGATACAGATGCACTAAAAGAAGGATTAATTCGGATTCTTTCGTCTAACAGTGCGAAACATGATATGATAAATAAAAGCATAATGAGAGCAGAGGAAAACGACCAGGAACGAATGATCCAAAAGGTTATCGAAGTCTATTTTCCTACTGGAGGGTAG